The window GTTTAAACGAAATGATAAAAGATTTGTAGAGGTCTATACATTCTATTCCAGCAATCCTTTAATGATGAAATATACTCTAGGGTGTGTTGGAAAAAATAAAAATATTGCAGAGCTTTTGAAAGATGAAGTATATTCTGCACCATTCTATATCTCTCTACGGGATCAGTTATTAAAAAATGAAGACAAACAAGATGAAATAGTAAAAACCCAATTAGCACAAATTAAAGAAGAGGGCTATGGTAAACTTACAGAAGAAAATGTCAAATCAGTAAAAATACAACTGGAAAAAATTGATCATAAAAAAAACTAAATTTCTTGGTTACTTCAAAATAAATCTAAAATTAAATCTGGCCGAACTCAATATATTCAACTTTTAACAGCTCCACACCATGATCGAAATAAAAAAATATTCTAACCAGTCGGGACATCCTGAGCCAAGACGGGTCATCAGGTACACTTTATTCTGGTGCCATCATGGAAGTGCAGAAATTCTGATTGATGAATATATTTTTATCCTGAAAACCAGTCAGGTTGTAACCATTACTTCAGGACAGTTTCATCAATTAAAATCGGTGGAAGGTGAGCTTACTGCATTGGAATTCACACTTGATTTTTTCTGTAAAAGTGACAGTGATATTGAGCTTATCTTTCACAACGGGCTTTTTTGTCATTTTGGAATGAATGAAATGATTACAGTGCAACATCCTGAATTGTTTTCTGAAACGCTGAATACCATAGCAAAAGAAATTCAGGATCAGCCTTACCAATATCTTATCTCTACACATTCTCTTGTTGAATTACTTTTGGTGGAAATCAACCGCAGTAAAATTGCCAATGGTGATGAAATCTGGAAACCGGACGCTTTATTTCTAAAGTTCCTTGAAAGTGTGAGAGATCATTTTAAAGACAATTATCAAGTCTCTCATTTTGCTAATATTCTTGGAACTACTGAAGCGAAGCTGAATGAGGTTTCAAAGATCCACACCAACAAAACCGCCCAGAATGTGATCTACAGTCTGACCATTTCCGAAGCCAAGAGACTTTTACTTTATGAAAAGCTTACCGTAAAAGAAATTGCTTATCAGCTTGGCTTCAATGATCCTTTTTATTTTTCAAATTTCTTTAAAAAACATACGTCACGTTCTCCTAAAGATTATCAGAAGACAGTAAAAGAAATCTGAAAAAAATCAGCAGTTTTTTATTAACTTCCAGCATCCAGCTCCCCACTTCCCTCCTAAATATTATATACTTTTTCCGGAATTGTCTATTCTTTAGACGATGGCTTTCGCTGAACTTTGTACTGTCATTAAGACTTAAAAATTATAAGTATGAAAACTCAACAGGATGCCGCCATTTTTTTATTAAGAATAGCTCTGGCTTTTGGATTTTTATCTGCTGTGGCAAGCAGACTGAATCTTTGGGGATCCCAATCTTCCGGCTGGAAAAATTTTGTCCGCTATACCGCTGAAACCAATTCGTTTTTACCACAGTCGTGGGCATCTTCTATTGCAGTATTATCTACTGCGGCAGAATTATCAATTGGGATTCTGCTTCTTTTGGGTTTTCAGGTAAAAAGAACAGCATGGTGCGCTTCTATTCTCACTTTATTTTTTGCCATCGCTATGAGTTTTTCTTTTGGAATTAAAGAATCTCTGGATTATTCGGTCTTTGTATTCAGCGCCGGAGCTTTTCTCCTGAGTTCTTTTTCCCGTTTTGAATGGAGTTTAGACCAATTTTTAAATCAATAACAATTAAAATTTATATATCATGAACACCAACATCCACGATTACATCGTAAAAACAAAACAAAAAGAATGGCAGCCTTTAATTGAAAAAGGAATTCATTATGAAGGAATTTTTGTAAAATCTCTGAAATTTGATCCTGAAAAAAATCGTTCTACCAGCATTCTTTTAAAGTTTGAACCGGGAGCCAGCTATCCTTATCACAATCATCCTGCGGGAGAGGAATTGTTTATCATGGAAGGTGATGCTACTATTGCAGGAGCCCAACTTGAAAAAGGTGATTATTTGTATACTCCATCGAATTTTAAACATTCCGTGAAGTCTGAACAAGGCTGTACCATACTTTTTATAGTGCCTGAGGAAGTGGAAATTCTTTAAACCACTGATAAAACAAAACCACAGTAAATTTTTTACTGTGGTTGATCATAATTTAAAAAAAATAGGATTGGAGTTATTTTAAAGCGGTTTTATCTGGTGAAATCGGTCGGAAATCAAGTAACGTTTTTTTCTTTCTTATAAGATCTATCAGAGTCTGCACTGAAAAAGTGAGGATGATATAGAGTACAATGAGCACTGATACATATCCTATTTCATGCTGTCTGTACCCGAAAATACCTTTTCCCCATGAGATCAGGATCCACTGGATCATATACATTGAAGTTAAGTTTTTACTGCAGTATTTCAGAACACGCATAAAGCCATTTTCTTTCACGTTGGCCGTAATGGTATTGATCAGCCATAAAAAGAACAAGGTCCAACCTGCAAAATAAATAACCCCGCCAGGCCCCATATGGTAAAAACCGTTGTAATTATAGTCACTATACAGAAAAACCAATGGTGCCCCTATCGCAATAAACAAAAGTCCCACATACAGCATCTTTCTAAATATCTGTTTGGTATCGTAATTCAGCTCCTGAAACCATTTCCCGAAAAACATTCCGATAATAATAAAAGCCATCCATGGGAAAACAGGGAAATAAACATAGGCCGGATAATCTGTATTGAAAAGAAGATCCAGAATATAATTGATGACAGGATAATCCAGATGGAGTCCGCTCACTTCTCGGGAGATCAGTGCAACGAATAAGCCTATAGCCAGCATGACATATTTATTTTTCACATATGCTCTGATAAACCCTACGAACAGTAAAGACATCCCTGCCAGCTGTAAAATATCTCCCAGCTGTACCAGATAGACATACTGCTGCTCAATGGGGGCCTGCCAGCCGTATTTTTGCATAAAATTATCGGGTGCAAAATTAAAAATCACAGGGATCATAAATTTCATAAAATTCATGAAGAGGCCCGCAAACACAAGTAAAACTCCTCTTTTCAGGGCGCTCTTAAGGCTTTGATGGCTGGAGGTCATGAAGGTAATCCCCATACAGATCAGGAAAATGGAAGTTCCCCTTCCGAGAAAAACAATAAAACTGCCGATGGCTGTTTCATATTGTGATTTTACATTGGCATACACCAATAAGGTATGGATAATGATCATTCCAATGACGCTTATACCTTTTATTAAATCCAGGGTGAGGATTCTTTTGTTTTGTTGTTCCATAGTTTTTAGTGAAAATGTGGGTTAGAGGGATAAAATTGATTTCATAATTATTTTCCGAATAATATTTTTATTTATTCTAAATAAAAATCAAATATACAAATTAAAACCACTCCTCCTAATTCATTATTCACTTTTCATAAAATAGTAATTATGACCCATTAATTTCAGGATGAATGCCTGATTATTATGAATAACTACAGTGATCAAACCAATAAATGGCTCTGGAATTTACCAGCATAAACAACTGGTATCCTTTACATAAAAACTCTTCCGCTGGGAAGAGTTTTACTATAATGACTATGATCCAGGCAATTCTGGCGGAGGCATTTTGTACTGGTAACTGTTCAGGGTTTTCAAGAATGCTACAATATCAAAAACTTCGTCATCGGTAAGATTCAGTTTTTCTATCATCCTCGATTTACGTGGAAACTTAGGATCATTGATCTGTTCTCCTTTCGGGATTTCTTTACCCATTCCGGCATTATACATCATGAGTGTATTAGCCAGTTCAGGAAAAAGACCGTTGTGCATATAAGGTTTGTTCTCCGAAACTTCTCTCAATGTAGGGGTTTTGAATTTTCCCACATCTTCATTTTTTTTAGTGACCAGATATCTTCCCAGATCTTCATATGGGCTGCCGTAATAAGTAAGTCCGAGATTGTGGAATTTCTGATCGGAGAAATAAGGAGTGTTATGGCAATTGATACAGTTCGCTTTTGTTCTGAATAAGTGAAGACCATTGATTTCAGAATCCGTTAAAATATCTTTTTTTCCGGAAACAAATTCATCAAACCTTGATGGCGGACTGATCAGAGAACGCTCAAAAGTGGCAATGGCCTTTACAATTCTGTCCTCGGTTACTTCAGCATTTCCGAAAGCTTTTACAAAGAAAGGCTGATAATCCTTTATTTTCCTGATATTTTTCGTTGCCATAGACATATGGAGATTCATTTCTACCGGATTTTCGACAGGCACCTTCACCTGCTCTTCCAAAGTGGCTGAGCGTCCGTCCCAGAAGAATGTTTTAGCATATCCTATATTGACTAGAGCAGGTGCGTTTCTCGTTCCTGACTGCCTGTCATGCCCTATGGAAACCCTGCTACCGTCTGACCATCCTATTTCAGGTTTGTGGCAGTTGGCACAGGAAATCTGTCCGCTTTTTGATAATCTTGGATCAAAGAACAGCATTTTTCCCAGCTCCATTTTATCTTCGGAATAGGGATTATTCTCAGGAAAATTCATTTTGCCCAAAGGCCCGATATCCTGAAATCCTTCTTTGGCTTCATCAAATAAATGGGGAGTTGGCCATTTGGTTGGGTCGCCGCTGCTGTATAATGTACGAAGCTCTTCTACAGTATATCCCGTAGGATTGTTATCAGAAGTATAACTTAGTAAACATATTATTCCGGCCATAGCCAGAAAAGCAATATATCTGTCTTTCATTACTTTAATAATAAACATTTAATCCTGCTAAAACCACATGATTTGCTCTGCCATTGTATTCTGCCTGCCTTTTATACGTACTGTTCAACAGCCAGGTCTGAGAAAAATTTCCAAAAAGCTCATACCTGATTTTTTTCTGATCAAAAATATAACTTACGTTACATTTAAGGTCTATTTTAGGCGTTGCATCATAGGCAAAGTCCGGCTGAGCGATCTTCGTTGCAAAGATATTCTCTTTTGTACTCTGATAAGGCTGATAATTGAATTCTTTTTCCAAAGGTACGTAAAGATTCTGCGAAAGACCTACGGCCAGCTTGCGTGAAGGCTTTACAACAAATTCTTTTTCTGCTCCGAGAAGGTAATGGAAGAACGCCAGTTTTCTATCCATTATTACAGATAAATCCCTTATACGGTTTTTTCCATAGGCTGCATCAAAAAGAATTTTAAAAGCTTCATTTTTACGGTTGAACCAAACTAAACTGTTCTGCCAGAAGAGATTCTTCTGCTCCAGACGGTATGAGGTATACTTGCTCCGAAAACGATTACTTTTTTGACATATTGATTAAATTATTTGTTGCCTTGATAGAACCAGTTTGATATTTCATTGACAGCCTGACCAATTACCCTTGGATCGTCATAAAATTGAAAATGTACAGTTTTGTCCATCCAAATTGACTTTTTGTTTTTCGTTGGAATGGAGTTGAAAATCTGTTTGGCAAATTCATAACCACCATCACTCATTTCTCCATGAATCAGTAAAGTGGGTTTTGATATTTTTTTTGCTACTGACAAAGCATCAAAATTCAACGTTTCCCATTCACTCATTGCCGCTACTTTGTTTTGCCAACCGCCACGATAGGTAAAATAAGGCGCTTTATTTTCCCAAGGATAATACCACTCATATATTGGTAACGGAGGTAAAAGCTGCTCGCTTCCTTTATTATCAATTATTTTGATGTATTCAACATTTCCTGTTTTTTCAAATTTTTCTCTGGCAAGTTTTGCTCTTTGCAAATGGGTGTTCCAAATTTTTTCATCTCCTAAAAGATGCACCATATTTTCTTTTATCAGATAATTTCCAGAAACCAATGCTATTGCTTTTATCCGCTCATCATCAATACTTACCTGCATCATTTCGTTTGTACCATTGCAAATACCCATAATGAAAATTTCATTAACCTCCACATCATTTCGTGCAGTCAAATAACTAATAGCTGACTTTACATCTTCTTCTTTATTTTTCAGGCTTTCAAATTGTCTGGGCAGTCCTTCACTTTCTCCATAGCCCCTTGCATCAAAACACAAAGTCACAAAACCTTTTTCGGCCAACCGTGTTGCATATTGAATAGGTGATTGTTCTTTTACCGAACATATAGGTCCCAAAATAACCACTGCAGGTTTCTTCTTTTTGCGATCACTATTACACAAAAGTCCTGCTACATTTTGGTTATTACTTTTAAAGTTTATTTTTTCGACTGTATAAGTTTGAGCATTCATATTTATGATTTTAAAAATTAAGAGAACAACTATTAAGGCTTGCTTCATTTTCTATTTATTTTAAATTATACATTAATCTTCAGGAAGTGTAAGTTTTACGAATATTACTTTATCTCAATTGATTACTAGATAAATTTGAAGATTTAAAATTCTACTTTTTCCACTCTTTTATTTTTTTACTTACCGAAATTCCTGCATTACTCACTTTAATAATATGCGTTTGATAATTTCCCAATTGTTCCAAATACCTGAAAAATCTTCCATCATCGCCATAACCGTCAGTAACATTGTGCATGGTAAAAAGGCTTCCCATTTTTAGTTTAGCTTCGCACAATTTAAAGAATTCAGTGTAGCCATCTTGTGGCTGCGTACTCCAAGTTGCATCCGAAAAAACAAAATCAAAAGTTCCGTTTAATATGGGAATAATTTGCATGGCATCACCTAATTTCATTTCAATTAAATGAGAGACTCCCGCTTTTTCAAAATTGGTTTTGGCTTTTTCAAACCGTCCTTTATCGATTTCGATTGTTGTAACTTTCCCTCCTGTTTTTTCTGCGGCTTTTGCCAACCAAATCGTAGAATGTCCGCTTGAGGTACCAATTTCCAGAATATTTTTACAGTTGTTGGCTAAAATTAATTTTTCTAATTCCTGTCCGTCTTCAAAAGGGATGTTGTAGTCAGTCCAACTCTTGCAGTGTTGGATTAGGAAATTGTGAATTGTATTCGTTTTTGATATTACTTCGTTCATCATTTTTTTTTGATGATACAAAGATGAGTAGAAAAGAAAAGGGTTGGTTAGGACAAAACGTAAGTTTATCGGTACTTTTAATAAATGCTTTTTCTGAAATCTAATGGAGAAAGCCCGATTTGTTTTTTGAAATAACGTGCAAAATAACTGCTGTCATCAAAGCCAAGTTGATCGGCAATCTGGGTTACTGTCAATTCGGAAAAGTGCAGTAACTGTTGAGCTTCTAAAATAATTCGTTCTCTGATTATTTCAGCAGGTCTTTTTCCACTGGTGGCTTTTACGAATGTATTTAATTGATGAGCAGTAATATTTAATTGCGACGCATATTCTGAAACTGAAAGATTTTTGGCAAAGTTTAATTCAACCAAATTTTTAAATTGCTTAAAAACTACAATTTGATGTTTGCTATTACTTTGATGATTTGTTGCTGAAAATAATTTTTGAATACGTCTTAGCAGGACTAATAATAATGCCTGGATAGTTTCGGTTGACGGTTCACAGCTTTTAGATTCCTGATAAAGTAAATCTACAATTGGTTCTATCGTTGTTTTGTCCTCGTTTTTAATTTGTAAAAATGGATTTTCGTAAATATTATCTAAATAGGAAAGTTCAAACAGGATATTTTTATTTTGAAACATTTGAAGAAAGAACTGTTCTGTAAATAATATTGCATAACCTTGTATATTTTCCCATTCTTCAAACAAATGCAATTGACCTGGTGAAATAAAAAACAACGTATCATCCGCAATAGTATAGTTTTTGTAATCAATGTTTTGATTGCTTTTTCCTTTTCCAATCCACAAAATTTCGTAAAAATTATGCTTGTGCGGAAATTCAATATTTTCGGGTTCTACCATATCTTCAAATTTATCTATCAAAAAATAAACCTGATGATCAGATTGATTTATAAGGTCGGCTATTGATATGGTTTTAAGCATTCTGTAAAGATAATAAAGTCAAGTCTCTTATCAAATGACATGTTCAAACTACATATGATGAGCAAATACTGCTTTCTGAGAAATTATAAAATGAAAAAACAATTTCAGAAGGTATCAAACTATGCTCAGGTATTTCGTTACAAATATGGTACAAATACATAATAAAAATGATAAAATTTAAGTGTAAATAAAAATCATCAAAAACAAAAATCGCTGTAAATATAATATTTACAGCGATTTTTTTAATTATAATTATTTGATGTTAATCAATCATTATTTCACTTCTTCTAATATTTAACAAATTAAATATCAATCATTTACAATTCTATGGTACAAATATGGTACAAAATAATCAGTGAAAAAAGAATAAAATAAAGTGTTATAAATCAACCATTTGAGACAAAAACAACCATTTTGTTACTCATTGATATTCACAATTAATTTATATAAATAATAACAAAATCGTGCCGAAAAAAATTAGCAAGTACGTTTATGTCTTCTACATTAAAGTACAAGTTTTGTATATTTGGGTAAAGCTAATACACTATGAATCAATTAAGTTTTGATTATATCGCTGTGGAAAAGATTAAACTGGCTGGTCCATTCTTTTTTATAAACAAAAAAGTGGAAAATGGACACATTTTTCAAATAGCATATGATAAAGAAAACGCTACATTTTCTGCAATATATCAAGGAGGAAAAACTTATCACATTTCGAATAATCACATTCTATTTTCTACTGAATTAGAAAAAACATCAGATGGCTTCAAAGTAAAAGGTTGTGTAAAAAACGCAAATGAAACTACGAAAACATTCTTCGATGATTTTAAAATTAATGGTAAAGGTGAAGATGGTAAGACATTACGTGCCGCTCAATCCGGCGCTGTTTATAAACTTATGGGACATTGGTCACTTTCTAAAGATGTAGCAACTATTGTTTTACCTACAGGAACGGGAAAGACAGAAACTATGTTAGTTGCTTCTTTAGCTGACAAAGCAGAAAAAACATTAATAATTGTTCCTTCAATTGAACTTAAAAATCAAATAGCAGGCAAGTTCTCTACTTGGGGAATGCTTCGTGAACTTGGTGTTATTAGCGAAAGTACACCTAATCCAATAGTTTTAGTACTTAGTAAAATTTTAAGTAATAAATCCAGTCTTGATTCTATCAAAATAGCTGATGTTGTGGTTTCAACACCATCATTAATTGCAAGAGCAACTAAAGAAGTAAAATCTAATTTAAAGGAGCTATTTACTCACGTTTATTTTGATGAGGCACATCATATTAAAGCCGATGAATGGGATCAAATAAAAAACTTATTTAAAAAATCAAAAATCGTACAGTTTACAGCAACTCCTTATCGAAATGATAAAAAGCCAATTGAAGGAGAAGTGGTATATAATTATCCTTTATCTAAGGCATTAGAAGATGAATGTTTTTCAAAAATTTCATTGGTATCAATAGATGAAAGAAATCCAAGCAAAAAAGATGAGGCAATTGCAAGAGCTGCAATGGAAAGACTTACCGAAGACCATACTCGAGGCTGGATTCGTCATAAAATGATGGTTAGGACTGAAACGGCACCCAGAGCAGAATTTCTGTTCACAAAATATAAAGAGTGGTTTCCAGATAAAAGAATAGTTGTTGTCCATTCAAAAACTACTGGTAGAAGTAAAATTGTAGAACAAATAAAAAAAGGTAAATATGATATTGTAATCTGCGTAGATATGTTGAAAGAAGGGTTTGATTATCCTGATTTTAAAATTGCCGCTGTTCACGACTTGCATAAATCTATATCAGTCCTACTACAGTTTATTGGAAGATTTACACGAACCCAAAAGGAATTAGGCGATGCATCATTTGTTGTAAACTATGCAGAAGAATCAATGTCTACGGAATTAGAGAACTTGTTTCAGGAAGGAGCCGGATGGGAAATGGTAATCAGTGAAATTGCTGATGCCAGAAAAGCCGAAGCAGAATCACTACTGACATTTTTACAAGGTTGTAAACCATATAGTGGTTTTGATTCTCCCGAAATAGAACTTAATCCTAAATTAGTATATCCAGCATTAAGTTGTGTTTGTTATAAATGTGAACAAATTGATTGGAGTAAATTTAGGGAAGCATTCAATCTAAAAAATTATGCTATCACGCAACCATACTATAATCAAAAAGAGAATGTTTTTTATTTCACAACGCAAAAAAGAGAAAAGGTGAAATGGGCAAGAACTGACAAAATGCGTGATCAAACCTGGAATCTGGTCGTGATGCATTATGATACCACTACAAAACTTTTGTACGTAGGCTATTCAGAAAAAAGATTGGATGTAAACTACTTGGTTGAGAATTTGACAGGTGATAAACCAGATATATTGAATGGTGATTGTGTATTTCGATTTTTCGATTCCATAAAGCGATTAAGCATAATTCACGCAGGAATATTTAAGCCTGCGAATCATCTTCATAGATATTCAAGACTCAGTGGTGCTGATGTGACAACGGAATTAACCAAATGGAAAGAAGGAAAACGATGTCAAAAGTCAGATTTTGTAGGCATGGGATATCGTGACGGATTCCCTATAAGTGTGGGTGCGTCTGTTAAAGGTAAAATTTGGAGCCCAGCTCGAATAGGTGATCTAAAAGAATGGAAAACGTGGTGCTTGGAGGTTGGTAAATTAATTACTGACGAAAGTATTAATTCAAACCAACTATTAGAAGATTCTGCAGAAAAAATTCAATTAGAAAAATATCCGGAAGACCTCATCGTATTAGCCACTGATTGGGCTGAAGATCTTTATAGCAGAATACATAAGCTAACTATCCGTCTTTCAAATTATAAATCTATTATGCTTTCGGAGTGTACAATTAAAAACACTTTAATACAAGGCGACAAGGCTGATTTTTTATTAAACCTACCTGACAGTTCAATTACTTTCTCAATACTTTTAGGTGGTGAACAAGGACATTCTGTAACCGGATTGGATGAAAGTACTATTATGATAGAAGGTCTTAAGAGCGATCCTGTTTCTCTAAAGAAATTCTTTGAAGAGAATCCACCTACATTATTCTTAATGGATGGATGCACCATTTCTGGTTGCATACTAACAGATTATGGCTCTGCCGAATTACTTCAGATACCGGAAAGCCAAATTGAGGCATTTACTTGGGAGAATGTAGATTACACAAAAGAATCATTATATAAGAAGGGTACAAAAAGAGAAAAATCTGTTCAAGAATATATGATGAAGCGTCTCGTTAATAAAGGTGCAAAAATAGTTTTCAACGATGATAACTCTGGAGAATCAGCTGATATTGTATCTATATTTCAAGAGAATGATATGATTAGATTTGAGTTAGTTCATTGTAAATATTCAAAAGACAAAAGCGGGCTCAGACTTGAAGACTTATTTGAAGTTTGTGGACAAGCTATAGTTTCTCTTAGATACAAATGGAAACCAGAAGAATTACTCAAACATCTGGAGAGAAGAAATAAAACAGGAATATTAAAAGGATTAAGATTTTACCATGGCGATGAAACTGATTTAGATGGAATTAAAAAAGCTTTAAAATATTCCAATGTTGAGTTTGAATTTGCAATAGCCCAACCAGGTGTAAAAGCAGTCAATCTTACACAAGACATGCAGAACTTCCTAGCATCAATTTATTCGACTGTGATTGAAATGACAGAAACTAAGCTTAAATGTTATTTTAATAATAATTAATTTTTGTAGAATCTTCTTAAAATTATATATTGACTCTGAGCAAAAAATTATTAATTGCTTGATCAGACTAAAGACTAAAAACTATAACCTATGATAAATAGAATAATTCTAATCGGTAATGGTTTCGATTTAGCACACGGAATGAAAACCAGCTATAGAGATTTTATTGATAAGTATTGGAATGATAAATGTGAGGCGTATGAAAAAAATGAACACTCCCTATTTGAGTGCGATGAGTTTTCCCTCCATGCAAAAATATAACACACACAATGACAATACTATAAAAACATTTTCAGATTTAGATGCCTTTGCGAAAGATTATAACCGAAATTTTACTCCAAAAAATAATTTCTTTATCAATTTATCAAGACACCTCCACTATGAAGGTTGGGTAGATATAGAGTCAGCTTTTTATGACAATCTGAAAGATATATCAATATTACAGCGAACAGAAAAATCGAATATGATTGATGTTCTGAATAAGAATTTTGAAGAGATTACCCGATTGATTGAAAGATATCTCACAGATGTTCAGAATAGTTTTAAAATTAGTTCATTGATAAATGATAGAATCACAGAAATTATTAATCAGCCAATAGTTACGCAGGATTTATCCGAACTCGTAATTCGGAAAATTATTGATGACAATTGGCAATTATTGCAGTCACATATTGAGGAATATAATGGCACAATGAAGAGAGGGCATTATTTAACAAATAATCATCAAAAGATTGTGAAGGATTTTGTACGCGAAAACACTCATTCACGCACAAAAGGACACTTCACCTCATACATTCTTAAAAATTTTTCTGAATTATTTATTTCTGAAAAACCATACACAGAGTTTATCAACT of the Chryseobacterium aureum genome contains:
- a CDS encoding DUF6850 family outer membrane beta-barrel protein, with the protein product MCQKSNRFRSKYTSYRLEQKNLFWQNSLVWFNRKNEAFKILFDAAYGKNRIRDLSVIMDRKLAFFHYLLGAEKEFVVKPSRKLAVGLSQNLYVPLEKEFNYQPYQSTKENIFATKIAQPDFAYDATPKIDLKCNVSYIFDQKKIRYELFGNFSQTWLLNSTYKRQAEYNGRANHVVLAGLNVYY
- a CDS encoding heparan-alpha-glucosaminide N-acetyltransferase domain-containing protein, yielding MEQQNKRILTLDLIKGISVIGMIIIHTLLVYANVKSQYETAIGSFIVFLGRGTSIFLICMGITFMTSSHQSLKSALKRGVLLVFAGLFMNFMKFMIPVIFNFAPDNFMQKYGWQAPIEQQYVYLVQLGDILQLAGMSLLFVGFIRAYVKNKYVMLAIGLFVALISREVSGLHLDYPVINYILDLLFNTDYPAYVYFPVFPWMAFIIIGMFFGKWFQELNYDTKQIFRKMLYVGLLFIAIGAPLVFLYSDYNYNGFYHMGPGGVIYFAGWTLFFLWLINTITANVKENGFMRVLKYCSKNLTSMYMIQWILISWGKGIFGYRQHEIGYVSVLIVLYIILTFSVQTLIDLIRKKKTLLDFRPISPDKTALK
- a CDS encoding DoxX family membrane protein, which gives rise to MKTQQDAAIFLLRIALAFGFLSAVASRLNLWGSQSSGWKNFVRYTAETNSFLPQSWASSIAVLSTAAELSIGILLLLGFQVKRTAWCASILTLFFAIAMSFSFGIKESLDYSVFVFSAGAFLLSSFSRFEWSLDQFLNQ
- a CDS encoding AraC family transcriptional regulator: MVEPENIEFPHKHNFYEILWIGKGKSNQNIDYKNYTIADDTLFFISPGQLHLFEEWENIQGYAILFTEQFFLQMFQNKNILFELSYLDNIYENPFLQIKNEDKTTIEPIVDLLYQESKSCEPSTETIQALLLVLLRRIQKLFSATNHQSNSKHQIVVFKQFKNLVELNFAKNLSVSEYASQLNITAHQLNTFVKATSGKRPAEIIRERIILEAQQLLHFSELTVTQIADQLGFDDSSYFARYFKKQIGLSPLDFRKSIY
- a CDS encoding O-methyltransferase yields the protein MMNEVISKTNTIHNFLIQHCKSWTDYNIPFEDGQELEKLILANNCKNILEIGTSSGHSTIWLAKAAEKTGGKVTTIEIDKGRFEKAKTNFEKAGVSHLIEMKLGDAMQIIPILNGTFDFVFSDATWSTQPQDGYTEFFKLCEAKLKMGSLFTMHNVTDGYGDDGRFFRYLEQLGNYQTHIIKVSNAGISVSKKIKEWKK
- a CDS encoding alpha/beta hydrolase, coding for MKQALIVVLLIFKIINMNAQTYTVEKINFKSNNQNVAGLLCNSDRKKKKPAVVILGPICSVKEQSPIQYATRLAEKGFVTLCFDARGYGESEGLPRQFESLKNKEEDVKSAISYLTARNDVEVNEIFIMGICNGTNEMMQVSIDDERIKAIALVSGNYLIKENMVHLLGDEKIWNTHLQRAKLAREKFEKTGNVEYIKIIDNKGSEQLLPPLPIYEWYYPWENKAPYFTYRGGWQNKVAAMSEWETLNFDALSVAKKISKPTLLIHGEMSDGGYEFAKQIFNSIPTKNKKSIWMDKTVHFQFYDDPRVIGQAVNEISNWFYQGNK
- a CDS encoding cytochrome-c peroxidase, which codes for MKDRYIAFLAMAGIICLLSYTSDNNPTGYTVEELRTLYSSGDPTKWPTPHLFDEAKEGFQDIGPLGKMNFPENNPYSEDKMELGKMLFFDPRLSKSGQISCANCHKPEIGWSDGSRVSIGHDRQSGTRNAPALVNIGYAKTFFWDGRSATLEEQVKVPVENPVEMNLHMSMATKNIRKIKDYQPFFVKAFGNAEVTEDRIVKAIATFERSLISPPSRFDEFVSGKKDILTDSEINGLHLFRTKANCINCHNTPYFSDQKFHNLGLTYYGSPYEDLGRYLVTKKNEDVGKFKTPTLREVSENKPYMHNGLFPELANTLMMYNAGMGKEIPKGEQINDPKFPRKSRMIEKLNLTDDEVFDIVAFLKTLNSYQYKMPPPELPGS
- a CDS encoding helix-turn-helix domain-containing protein, producing MIEIKKYSNQSGHPEPRRVIRYTLFWCHHGSAEILIDEYIFILKTSQVVTITSGQFHQLKSVEGELTALEFTLDFFCKSDSDIELIFHNGLFCHFGMNEMITVQHPELFSETLNTIAKEIQDQPYQYLISTHSLVELLLVEINRSKIANGDEIWKPDALFLKFLESVRDHFKDNYQVSHFANILGTTEAKLNEVSKIHTNKTAQNVIYSLTISEAKRLLLYEKLTVKEIAYQLGFNDPFYFSNFFKKHTSRSPKDYQKTVKEI
- a CDS encoding cupin domain-containing protein, translated to MNTNIHDYIVKTKQKEWQPLIEKGIHYEGIFVKSLKFDPEKNRSTSILLKFEPGASYPYHNHPAGEELFIMEGDATIAGAQLEKGDYLYTPSNFKHSVKSEQGCTILFIVPEEVEIL